One window of Metopolophium dirhodum isolate CAU chromosome 3, ASM1992520v1, whole genome shotgun sequence genomic DNA carries:
- the LOC132941120 gene encoding uncharacterized protein LOC132941120 has protein sequence MDAMDNTFGNYSILGAHTARPKNFKETYHPVQQNLRNYKAKENRTLVKGLMITQGMHMPLRLAMEQKVFESVGRLPILKSSNLHAEVLNDTLDTVTERDYLNPAEYNETLVPSFVVMDKDLKF, from the exons Atg gATGCCATGGATAATACTTTCGGTAATTATTCCATCTTGGG GGCTCACACTGCCAGGCCAAAGAATTTCAAAGAAACTTATCATCCAGTTCAACAAAACTTGAGAAAT TACAAAGCAAAAGAAAATAGAACTCTAGTTAAAGGCTTGATGATCACACAAGGAATGCACATGCCCCTACGTTTAGCTATGGAACAAAAAGTGTTTGAAAGTGTTGGACGCCTACCAATTTTGAAGTCATCTAATTTGCACGCTGAAGTATTGAATGACACGCTTGACACAGTCACTGAACGAGATTACTTGAACCCAGCAGAATACAACGAAACATTAGTCCCATCATTTGTAGTTATGgataaggatttaaaattttaa